The genomic segment CTCAAGATCGATCATTCGTGTGTTGTTTGCTTTTCCCCCCGTGTTCTCCAGGTGTTTGAGTGCGTCCGTACCCTTCAGGGCTCTGTTCTGCCGAGCATAGTAGATGGCCCGTTTCCCTCTTTTGTCCCTTACGTCGATGTCCGCTCCGGCATTGAGCAGCACGCTGACAGCTTCGGGGGTATTATCGTTCGCAGCATACATCAGCGCCGTTTTTCCATCCCTGTCCTTCATATTAGCGTCCGCACCGGATCGGAGCAAGATATCGATGACTTCAGGGCTAGGACTATCGCTTGCCGCATACATCAAGGCCGTTTTACGACTCTCGTCTTTTTCGTTGACGTTCGTGCCGAACTTGAGCAATACGTCGATAGCCTCAAGACTGGGGCTAGATTGCCATACGGCATACATCAAAGCAGTCATGCCGTCTCCATCCCGTTCGTTGACATCCGCACCGGCTTCAAGCAGTGCACCGATGGAATCAGGATTGGAACCGTTGCTTACAGCGTGCATCAGTACCGTCATACCTTCCTCGTCCTTAGCGTTAACATCTGCGCCCGCCTGAAGCAATGTATTGACGATCTCAAGATCGTTTGTAGCAAACATCAGTGCCGTCATACCATCTTTGTTCCTCGCATTGACGTTCACACCGGCATTGAGCAATGCGTGGACAATTTTGAGGTCGGGACTGTCTTGCCATGTAGACTGTCGCCATACGGCATACATCAGTGCCGAAACGCCATTCCTATCCTTTGCGTCCACGTTTGTGTCAGAACGAAGCAACATCCTGACGACTTCAGCTTTGTTGTTTTCGGCAGCTAACATCAGCGCAGTCACGCCATCTTCGTCTTCAGCATTGACATCCGCTCCTGCATCAATCAATCTTTTGATTACCTTTAAGTTTTCCTTGTATGCACATACCGCAAACATCAATGTCGTCATGCCGTCTTCATCCCGTGCATTGACGTCCGCTCCGGCCTCAAGCAGTACCTTCATGAAGTCGGGATTATACACTACATGCATCAGGGGCGTTTTGCCTCGACTATCTCTCGCGTTGACGTCCACACCAGACTCTAGGGCATTTCGGAGCTGCTGCACTGAAGCTGCTCTGCAAATGCTGGAATAATCCGGGTTTTTATCAAAAAAGCTGTGATCTCCGTTAAAGTTCACCTCCCTGTCCAATTTTTCCAGATCGATCTCATTCAGTGCGTGATGCAGGGCGATATCGCGATTGAGATTGAGGTGAGACTTATCAATTTCTTCAGCAGGCTCGCGGGCCCAG from the Fretibacterium sp. OH1220_COT-178 genome contains:
- a CDS encoding ankyrin repeat domain-containing protein; its protein translation is MGKLTLMKKLNAGYVLRKLNEEDMLEILTEHYMVSSFKGEARGLILGTAGIDLRFIGIWAREPAEEIDKSHLNLNRDIALHHALNEIDLEKLDREVNFNGDHSFFDKNPDYSSICRAASVQQLRNALESGVDVNARDSRGKTPLMHVVYNPDFMKVLLEAGADVNARDEDGMTTLMFAVCAYKENLKVIKRLIDAGADVNAEDEDGVTALMLAAENNKAEVVRMLLRSDTNVDAKDRNGVSALMYAVWRQSTWQDSPDLKIVHALLNAGVNVNARNKDGMTALMFATNDLEIVNTLLQAGADVNAKDEEGMTVLMHAVSNGSNPDSIGALLEAGADVNERDGDGMTALMYAVWQSSPSLEAIDVLLKFGTNVNEKDESRKTALMYAASDSPSPEVIDILLRSGADANMKDRDGKTALMYAANDNTPEAVSVLLNAGADIDVRDKRGKRAIYYARQNRALKGTDALKHLENTGGKANNTRMIDLEFR